A genomic window from Salvia hispanica cultivar TCC Black 2014 chromosome 5, UniMelb_Shisp_WGS_1.0, whole genome shotgun sequence includes:
- the LOC125189367 gene encoding uncharacterized protein LOC125189367, giving the protein MAYGRFQSPTCSILDAFSLNPVPYPVLLILAVVSLFLGFQWYVSYEDVVEATEESMGWVLMAAPLVLLLAVRWMSDREYPGGLIFGSTPFDRRRREYYLSAAGEGASPWGVLAVIVLLLVLVQFQSTFLESWFG; this is encoded by the coding sequence ATGGCGTATGGAAGATTCCAATCGCCGACTTGTTCAATTCTGGACGCCTTCTCGCTGAATCCGGTGCCGTACCCGGTGCTGCTGATTCTGGCGGTGGTGTCGCTCTTCCTCGGCTTCCAATGGTACGTCTCCTACGAGGACGTGGTGGAGGCGACGGAGGAGAGCATGGGGTGGGTGCTGATGGCGGCGCCGCTGGTGCTGCTCCTGGCCGTGCGGTGGATGTCGGACCGGGAGTACCCAGGGGGGCTGATCTTCGGATCCACGCCGTTTGATCGGCggaggagggagtattaccTGTCGGCGGCGGGGGAGGGGGCGTCGCCGTGGGGAGTGCTGGCGGTGATCGTGCTGCTGCTGGTGTTGGTGCAGTTTCAGTCTACTTTTCTCGAGAGCTGGTTTGGATAG